A window of the Blattabacterium cuenoti genome harbors these coding sequences:
- the ileS gene encoding isoleucine--tRNA ligase, whose protein sequence is MPKKFSEYKELNLKKIFIEIIKYWKENKVFQKTQENFKKNFYSNKNIYVLYEGPPSLNGPPGIHHILSRTIKDIFCRYNYMKGKIVFRKAGWDTHGLPVEINVEKKIGINKNDIGKKISVENYNKICEKFVNDSLKEWELFTEKMGFWIDLKNNFKTCNSKYIESVWWILKKFYKKNLLYKDYIIQPYSPAAGTGLSYHELNMPGAYKKIEQISPIVKFKLIKNTLSKDNQFKNISGNIYLLSWTTTPWTLPSNTALSVGINIDYVLIKIYNHFINIKENIIISEKSISNVLPQNEYFPVNNENKIKLSGKKIPYLIINKFKGKKIINVRYEQLLPWFSPYKNMHKAFRVVISDSINVEEGTGIVHISPTFGLEDFLIAKKYDIPSMLIKKNNLLVPLVDFQGKFLDDFPYGFDNKYINNAFNPKKNNFFSVDEEIVSFLKKENKIFKSEKYKHFYPHCWRTGKPIIYYPLHSWFINNEKFKNKMIILNDKINWYSNNIDKNNNRFDSWLKNVKNWNISRTRFWGTPLPIWTTKNGKEKLIIGSIKELIFEINKSIKHGIMSHNIFNEFIINDMSDENYKKIDLHKHILDKLILVSPKGNPMKRDPDLLDVWFDSGSMPYAQFHYPFENKGFIDNKILFPSDFISEGSDQTRGWFFTLHIISSAIFKSYAYKNVVYTGLILDKNGYKMSKSKGNTIDPIDLINNYGPDSIRWYIIFNSNPWDNIKFDMDNINIVIKKFFSTLYNIYSFFALYANIDGFIYKEKDNYKYYTQLDLWILSELNTVIKKSNEYYKKYNPTKVVRLVDDFVLNQLSNWYIRLNRRRFWKNKYTKNKISAYQVVYNCLLNISKIISPIVPFLSEKIYIDLNLTTKKEKCLSIHLSKFPDHNNNFINKNLEKKIRLAQKIVNIIFSLRKKHMIKIRQPLKRVLIIDYQKKQDKLKDILDIILKEANVKEVKFTDSYKNLKLIKYVKPNYKLLGPKFGNNTKQICKLIKKLNQKEIKKIEDNKEINLFFDKKNFIISLEDVKIITEYIDNWAVSSIDNLTIALDLNITKSLKNEGIIREIIRYTQYLRKKLCYVVTEKILIYINNNCNYNVKEILIEYKNIICKETLSMNILFCDKLDKKNGIEININNNKIFLQIKKFEK, encoded by the coding sequence ATGCCAAAAAAATTTTCAGAGTATAAAGAATTAAATTTAAAAAAAATATTTATTGAAATAATTAAATATTGGAAAGAGAATAAAGTTTTTCAAAAAACACAAGAAAATTTTAAAAAAAATTTTTATTCTAATAAAAATATATATGTTTTATATGAAGGGCCTCCGTCATTGAATGGTCCTCCTGGAATTCATCATATTTTATCTAGAACTATAAAAGATATATTTTGTAGATATAATTATATGAAAGGTAAAATAGTGTTCAGAAAAGCTGGATGGGATACTCATGGATTACCTGTTGAAATAAATGTTGAAAAAAAAATAGGTATAAATAAAAATGATATAGGAAAAAAAATTAGTGTAGAAAATTATAATAAAATATGTGAAAAATTTGTTAATGATTCTTTAAAAGAATGGGAATTATTTACAGAAAAAATGGGATTTTGGATTGATTTAAAAAATAATTTTAAAACATGTAATTCTAAATATATAGAAAGTGTTTGGTGGATTTTGAAAAAATTTTATAAGAAAAATCTTTTATATAAAGATTATATTATTCAACCTTATTCTCCAGCAGCTGGAACTGGATTAAGTTATCATGAATTAAATATGCCTGGTGCTTATAAAAAAATAGAACAAATATCTCCCATTGTTAAATTTAAATTAATAAAAAATACTTTATCTAAAGATAATCAATTTAAAAATATATCGGGAAATATTTATTTGCTTTCATGGACTACAACTCCATGGACTTTACCATCAAATACCGCTTTATCTGTTGGAATAAATATTGATTATGTTTTAATTAAAATATATAACCATTTTATCAATATAAAAGAAAATATTATTATTTCAGAAAAATCTATTAGTAATGTATTACCTCAAAATGAATATTTTCCCGTTAATAATGAAAATAAAATAAAATTAAGTGGAAAAAAAATTCCATACTTAATAATTAATAAATTTAAAGGAAAAAAAATAATTAATGTAAGATATGAACAATTATTACCATGGTTTTCTCCATATAAAAATATGCATAAAGCATTTAGAGTTGTAATAAGTGATTCTATCAATGTAGAAGAAGGAACAGGAATAGTTCATATATCTCCAACTTTTGGATTAGAAGATTTTTTGATAGCTAAGAAATATGATATTCCTTCTATGTTAATTAAAAAAAATAATTTATTAGTACCATTGGTAGACTTTCAAGGAAAATTTTTAGATGATTTTCCTTATGGATTTGATAATAAATATATAAATAATGCATTTAATCCAAAAAAAAATAATTTTTTTTCAGTTGATGAAGAAATTGTTTCTTTTCTGAAAAAAGAAAATAAAATATTTAAATCAGAAAAGTATAAACATTTTTATCCTCATTGTTGGAGAACAGGAAAACCAATTATATATTATCCTTTACACTCATGGTTTATAAATAATGAAAAATTTAAAAATAAAATGATTATTTTAAATGATAAAATAAACTGGTATTCCAATAATATTGATAAAAATAATAATAGATTTGATTCATGGTTAAAAAATGTTAAAAATTGGAATATTTCTAGAACAAGATTTTGGGGAACTCCTCTACCAATTTGGACAACAAAAAATGGAAAAGAAAAATTAATTATAGGATCTATAAAAGAATTAATTTTTGAGATAAATAAATCTATAAAACATGGAATTATGTCTCATAACATTTTTAATGAATTTATAATAAATGATATGAGTGATGAAAATTATAAAAAAATTGATCTACATAAACATATTTTAGATAAACTAATTTTAGTTTCTCCTAAAGGAAATCCTATGAAAAGAGATCCTGATTTGTTAGATGTTTGGTTTGATTCTGGATCAATGCCTTATGCTCAATTTCATTATCCTTTTGAAAATAAAGGTTTTATTGACAATAAAATATTATTTCCTTCTGATTTTATATCAGAAGGATCAGATCAAACAAGAGGATGGTTCTTTACTTTACATATTATTAGTAGTGCTATTTTTAAATCTTATGCATATAAAAATGTGGTATATACAGGACTAATTTTAGATAAAAATGGATATAAAATGTCCAAAAGTAAAGGAAATACAATAGATCCAATTGATTTAATCAACAATTATGGTCCCGATTCTATACGTTGGTATATTATATTTAATTCAAATCCATGGGATAATATAAAATTTGATATGGATAATATTAATATTGTAATTAAAAAATTTTTTAGTACACTATATAATATTTATTCTTTTTTTGCATTATATGCAAATATAGATGGATTTATATATAAAGAAAAAGATAATTATAAATATTATACACAATTAGATTTATGGATTTTATCTGAATTAAATACTGTAATTAAAAAATCTAATGAATATTACAAAAAATATAATCCTACAAAAGTAGTACGTTTAGTTGATGATTTTGTTTTAAATCAATTAAGTAATTGGTATATAAGACTTAATAGAAGAAGATTTTGGAAAAATAAATATACAAAAAATAAAATTTCTGCTTATCAAGTAGTTTATAACTGTTTATTGAATATTTCTAAAATTATATCTCCAATTGTTCCTTTTTTATCTGAAAAAATTTATATTGATTTAAACTTAACAACTAAAAAAGAAAAATGTTTAAGTATTCATCTTAGCAAATTTCCTGATCATAATAATAATTTTATTAATAAAAACTTAGAGAAAAAAATTCGTTTAGCTCAAAAAATAGTTAATATTATTTTTTCTTTAAGAAAAAAACATATGATTAAAATTAGACAACCCTTAAAAAGGGTATTAATCATTGATTATCAAAAAAAACAAGATAAATTAAAAGATATATTAGATATTATTTTGAAAGAAGCTAATGTAAAAGAAGTTAAATTTACTGATTCTTATAAAAATTTGAAATTAATAAAATATGTTAAACCTAATTATAAATTACTAGGACCTAAATTTGGTAATAATACAAAACAAATATGTAAATTAATTAAAAAATTAAATCAAAAGGAAATAAAAAAAATTGAAGATAATAAGGAAATTAATTTATTTTTTGATAAAAAAAATTTCATTATTTCTTTAGAAGATGTAAAAATTATTACAGAATATATTGATAATTGGGCAGTTTCATCTATAGATAATTTAACTATAGCATTAGATTTAAATATTACAAAAAGTCTTAAAAATGAAGGAATTATAAGAGAAATAATTAGATATACTCAATATTTAAGAAAAAAATTATGTTATGTTGTAACAGAAAAAATATTAATATACATAAATAATAATTGTAATTATAATGTAAAAGAAATATTAATAGAATATAAAAATATTATATGTAAAGAAACTCTTTCTATGAATATTTTATTTTGTGATAAACTGGATAAAAAAAATGGAATAGAAATTAATATAAATAATAATAAAATTTTTTTACAAATTAAAAAATTTGAGAAATAA
- the tuf gene encoding elongation factor Tu — translation MAKKKFKRDKPHLNIGTTGHVDHGKTTLTAAITKVLSKDGLAEEKSFDSIDNAPEEKARGITINTSHVEYETVKRHYAHVDCPGHADYIKNMITGAAQMDGAILVVAATDGPMPQTREHILLARQVGVPKIIVFINKVDQVDDNELLELVEMEIRELLSKYEYDGDNIPIIQGSALGALNGEDKWIKKIKDLMDTLDNYIPDPIRNMDKPFLMPIEDVFTITGRGTVATGRIESGIINTGDTVDIIGMSDKKLNSTITGVEMFRKILDRGQAGDNVGLLLRGIEKKDIRRGMVIGAPGSIDPYKEFNAEVYILTKEEGGRHTPFHNKYRPQFYLRTTDVTGEINLPSGTEMVMPGDNVSMKVKLHQPIALSEKLRFAIREGGKTVGAGQVTSIIN, via the coding sequence ATGGCAAAAAAAAAATTTAAAAGAGATAAACCACATTTAAACATAGGAACCACAGGCCATGTGGATCATGGTAAGACAACTTTAACTGCTGCTATTACAAAAGTATTGTCAAAAGATGGATTAGCTGAAGAAAAAAGTTTTGATTCTATAGATAATGCTCCAGAAGAAAAAGCAAGGGGTATTACAATAAATACATCTCATGTAGAATATGAAACGGTAAAACGTCATTATGCTCATGTAGATTGTCCAGGACATGCTGATTATATTAAAAACATGATAACAGGTGCTGCGCAAATGGATGGAGCTATTTTAGTAGTTGCAGCTACAGATGGTCCTATGCCTCAAACTAGAGAACATATTTTATTAGCTCGTCAAGTTGGAGTTCCAAAAATTATAGTTTTTATAAATAAAGTTGATCAAGTTGATGATAATGAATTACTAGAATTAGTAGAAATGGAAATAAGAGAATTATTATCTAAATATGAATATGATGGAGATAATATTCCTATAATACAAGGATCAGCTTTAGGTGCTTTAAATGGAGAAGATAAATGGATAAAAAAAATTAAAGATCTAATGGATACATTAGATAATTATATTCCTGATCCAATAAGAAATATGGATAAACCATTTTTAATGCCTATAGAAGATGTTTTTACTATAACTGGAAGAGGAACAGTAGCTACTGGAAGAATAGAAAGTGGTATAATTAACACTGGAGATACAGTAGATATAATAGGAATGAGTGATAAAAAACTTAATTCTACAATAACTGGAGTTGAAATGTTTAGGAAAATATTGGATAGAGGACAAGCTGGAGATAATGTAGGACTATTGTTAAGAGGTATAGAAAAAAAAGATATTAGAAGAGGTATGGTTATTGGAGCTCCTGGATCAATAGATCCATATAAAGAATTTAATGCAGAAGTATATATTCTTACAAAAGAAGAAGGAGGTAGACATACTCCATTTCATAATAAATATAGACCTCAATTTTATTTAAGAACAACAGATGTAACAGGAGAAATTAATTTACCAAGTGGAACAGAAATGGTTATGCCAGGAGATAATGTTTCAATGAAAGTAAAATTACATCAACCTATTGCTTTAAGTGAAAAACTTAGATTTGCAATTAGAGAAGGAGGAAAAACAGTCGGAGCTGGACAAGTAACTAGTATTATTAATTAA
- the mutS gene encoding DNA mismatch repair protein MutS, whose product MSKNNNKKEETPLIKQYNNIKSKYPDTILLFQVGDFYETFDKDAILCSKILNIVLTKKSNIKHLAGFPCHSLNTYLPKLIKSGNRVAICNQVEDKPVEGKNIVKRDVVELITPGVIINENILNIKSNNFLSSVHIEKNSFGLSLLDISTGEFFVVEDDIKYVYQYINHFKPSEIIYQNNKKHFFDKLLINDNYPTFLMNDWMFNYQLSYEKMIMHFKTNSLKGFGIDDMKLGIISSGVILYYLYETYNFKIKHISNIRRIKKENCMWIDDSTFKNLEIFHPINKNGSSLINVIDFTITPMGGRLLKNWILFPIIDIDIIKNRINIVKELYENEKIRILIKKNLKSIHDIDRIISRMVMDKTNIRDIIILNESLISIDKMKKITFFHKKVENIKKLIILLQDCNYISKKIEKTINKNVLFTNDKIKHNIIKKGNSKELDKLRDLYLNQKEYLLKLCDKEQSKTGIKNIKIHFNNILGYSFEIRKKYKNIVPSHWKQKQTLSSTIRYSTDELKNYEVNIINNEQKIFYLEKEIIKNLINNILKHIKILQNNSKLIAKIDVLHSFSSSAIENNYSMPIINNSHNLSIIEGRHPVIEKQFLLKNSYIPNDILLNSNKQQIIIITGPNMSGKSAILRQTAIIILMTHIGSFVPAKKVEIGLINKIFSRVGAYDNISMGESTFMVEMNETANILNNISKRSFIILDEIGRGTSTYDGIAIAKSIIEFLHNSKMNPLVLFATHYHELNNMTLFFKRVKNYHVSVKKIKDNIVFIRKLMIGGSDSSLGIYIAKISGMPINVVKKSMKILKKLKNDKKNKCLTKEKNYIFLIKKIIHILNNIKNIELLSNKDAIIKINEIQKLLN is encoded by the coding sequence ATGAGTAAAAACAACAATAAAAAAGAAGAAACACCATTAATTAAGCAATATAATAATATAAAATCTAAATATCCAGATACTATTTTATTATTTCAAGTTGGAGATTTTTATGAAACTTTTGATAAAGATGCTATTTTATGTTCTAAAATACTAAATATTGTTTTAACTAAAAAATCTAATATTAAACATCTAGCTGGATTTCCTTGTCATTCTTTAAATACATATTTACCTAAATTGATAAAATCAGGAAATAGAGTAGCTATTTGCAATCAAGTAGAAGATAAACCTGTAGAAGGTAAAAATATAGTTAAACGAGATGTAGTTGAATTAATTACTCCAGGAGTAATAATAAATGAAAATATATTAAATATTAAATCTAATAATTTTTTATCTTCTGTTCATATAGAAAAAAATTCTTTTGGATTAAGTTTATTAGATATTTCTACAGGAGAATTTTTTGTTGTAGAAGATGATATAAAATATGTATATCAATATATAAATCATTTCAAACCTAGTGAAATAATTTATCAAAATAATAAAAAACATTTTTTTGATAAATTATTAATTAATGATAATTATCCTACTTTTTTGATGAATGATTGGATGTTTAATTATCAGCTTTCTTATGAAAAAATGATAATGCATTTTAAAACAAATTCATTAAAAGGATTTGGTATTGATGATATGAAATTAGGAATAATATCTTCTGGAGTTATTCTTTATTATTTATATGAAACATATAATTTTAAAATTAAACACATATCTAATATCCGTAGAATAAAAAAAGAAAATTGTATGTGGATAGATGATTCTACTTTTAAAAATCTTGAAATTTTTCATCCTATAAATAAAAATGGATCTTCATTAATAAATGTAATAGATTTTACAATTACTCCTATGGGAGGTAGATTATTAAAAAATTGGATTCTTTTTCCTATTATTGATATTGATATTATAAAAAACAGAATAAATATAGTAAAAGAACTATATGAAAATGAAAAAATAAGAATACTTATAAAAAAAAATCTTAAATCTATTCATGATATAGATAGAATTATATCAAGAATGGTTATGGATAAAACTAATATAAGAGATATTATAATTTTAAATGAATCTTTAATTTCCATTGATAAAATGAAAAAAATAACTTTTTTTCATAAAAAAGTAGAAAATATTAAAAAATTAATAATTTTATTACAAGATTGCAATTATATATCTAAAAAAATTGAAAAAACTATAAATAAAAATGTTTTATTTACAAATGATAAAATTAAACATAATATAATAAAAAAAGGAAATTCTAAAGAGTTAGATAAACTTAGAGATCTATATTTAAATCAAAAAGAATATTTATTAAAACTTTGTGATAAAGAACAATCAAAAACAGGAATAAAAAATATTAAAATTCATTTTAATAATATATTAGGATATTCTTTTGAGATTAGAAAAAAATATAAAAATATTGTTCCTTCTCATTGGAAGCAAAAACAAACATTATCTAGTACTATTAGATATAGTACTGATGAATTAAAAAATTATGAAGTAAATATAATAAATAACGAACAAAAAATTTTTTATTTAGAAAAAGAAATAATTAAAAATCTTATTAATAATATTTTAAAACATATTAAAATATTACAAAATAATTCAAAATTAATAGCCAAAATAGATGTATTACATTCTTTTTCTTCTTCTGCAATAGAAAATAATTATTCAATGCCTATAATAAATAATTCTCATAATTTATCTATAATAGAAGGTAGACATCCTGTAATAGAAAAACAATTTTTATTAAAAAATTCATATATACCAAATGATATTTTGCTTAATAGCAATAAGCAACAAATTATAATTATAACAGGACCAAATATGTCTGGAAAATCTGCTATTTTACGTCAAACAGCTATTATAATATTAATGACACATATTGGAAGTTTTGTTCCAGCAAAAAAAGTAGAAATAGGATTAATAAATAAAATTTTTAGCAGAGTTGGTGCTTATGATAATATATCTATGGGAGAATCAACTTTTATGGTTGAAATGAATGAAACAGCAAATATATTAAATAATATTTCTAAAAGAAGTTTTATTATTTTAGATGAAATAGGAAGAGGAACTAGTACTTATGATGGAATAGCAATCGCAAAGTCAATTATAGAATTTTTACATAATAGCAAAATGAATCCTTTAGTATTATTTGCTACTCATTATCATGAATTAAATAATATGACTCTTTTTTTTAAAAGAGTAAAAAATTATCATGTATCTGTAAAAAAAATAAAAGATAATATTGTTTTTATAAGAAAATTAATGATAGGAGGAAGTGATTCTAGTCTTGGTATTTATATAGCAAAAATATCAGGAATGCCTATTAATGTTGTTAAAAAATCAATGAAAATATTAAAAAAATTAAAAAATGATAAAAAAAATAAATGTTTAACAAAAGAAAAAAATTATATTTTTTTAATAAAAAAAATTATACATATTTTAAATAATATAAAAAATATAGAATTATTATCTAATAAAGATGCTATTATTAAAATAAATGAAATTCAAAAATTATTAAATTAA
- the guaB gene encoding IMP dehydrogenase, translating to MSSNKKILKEALTFDDVLLVPSYSSILPSEVSLKTSITSDITLNIPILSAAMDTVTESSLAISIAREGGMGIIHKNMDIKNQTKEVYKVKRYESGIIDNPITLSRKSTLKYAQYLMNKYKISGLPVVEENKLLVGIITKRDIKYRIDMDSLVEEVMTKEKLITSTKCITTEEAKNILIKERIEKLPIVDSFNKLEGLITIRDIDNIIKYPNACKDSRGCLRVGAAIGVDKNILDRVESLVQVKVDLIAIDSAHGHSSKIIDIVKSIRNSFPNITLLVGNIVTKDGAKDLIDAGSSILKVGIGSGSICTTRVIAGVGVPQLTAINEVYKYSKKRNVSVISDGGIRYSGDIVKALAFGASSVMIGSLFAGTDESPGEEVIYHGRKFKTYVGMGSLSAMKRGSNDRYFQFNNKLVPEGIEAIVPYKGKIKDVIYQICGGLRSGMGYCGVSNIKELIKKSKFVKITNSGLKENHPHSVNIIKEAPNYFGNE from the coding sequence ATGTCTTCAAACAAAAAGATCTTAAAAGAAGCTTTAACTTTTGATGATGTATTACTTGTTCCATCATATTCCTCAATTTTACCATCAGAAGTATCATTAAAAACATCTATAACTTCTGATATTACATTAAATATTCCAATATTAAGTGCAGCTATGGATACGGTTACTGAATCTTCTTTAGCTATATCTATTGCTAGAGAAGGAGGAATGGGAATAATTCATAAAAATATGGATATAAAAAATCAGACAAAAGAAGTTTATAAAGTAAAAAGATATGAGAGTGGAATTATAGATAATCCTATTACTCTTTCTAGAAAATCTACATTAAAATACGCTCAATATCTAATGAATAAATATAAAATATCAGGATTACCTGTAGTAGAAGAAAATAAATTATTAGTAGGTATTATAACAAAAAGAGATATAAAATATAGAATAGATATGGATTCTTTAGTAGAAGAAGTTATGACAAAAGAAAAATTGATAACATCTACAAAATGTATAACTACAGAAGAAGCAAAAAATATTCTAATTAAAGAAAGGATAGAAAAATTACCTATTGTAGATAGTTTTAATAAACTTGAAGGATTAATAACAATTAGAGATATAGATAATATAATTAAATATCCTAATGCATGTAAAGATTCTAGAGGATGTTTAAGAGTAGGAGCTGCAATAGGAGTAGATAAAAATATATTGGATAGAGTTGAATCATTAGTACAGGTAAAAGTTGATTTAATTGCTATAGATTCTGCTCATGGTCATTCTTCCAAAATTATTGATATTGTTAAATCAATTAGAAATTCATTTCCTAATATTACATTATTAGTAGGAAATATTGTAACTAAAGATGGAGCTAAAGATTTAATAGATGCTGGATCTTCTATTTTGAAAGTTGGAATTGGATCAGGATCAATATGTACAACTAGAGTTATAGCTGGAGTAGGAGTCCCTCAATTAACAGCTATAAATGAAGTATATAAATATTCAAAAAAAAGAAATGTTAGTGTTATTTCCGATGGAGGAATAAGATATTCTGGAGATATTGTAAAAGCTTTAGCTTTTGGAGCTAGTTCTGTTATGATAGGTAGTTTATTTGCTGGAACAGATGAATCTCCTGGAGAAGAAGTAATTTATCATGGAAGAAAATTTAAAACATATGTAGGAATGGGCTCATTATCAGCTATGAAAAGAGGTAGTAATGATAGATATTTTCAGTTTAATAATAAACTTGTTCCAGAAGGAATAGAAGCAATAGTTCCTTATAAAGGAAAGATAAAAGATGTTATTTATCAAATATGTGGAGGATTAAGATCAGGAATGGGGTATTGCGGTGTATCTAATATAAAAGAATTAATAAAAAAATCTAAGTTTGTTAAAATAACAAATTCTGGATTGAAAGAAAATCATCCACATAGTGTAAATATAATAAAAGAAGCTCCTAATTATTTTGGAAATGAATAA
- a CDS encoding lipoprotein signal peptidase: MKKNFLIILLVFIDQLLKIYIKTHFRLGSGFSIFYFFRIFFIENPGMAYGIHIIPGYYGKVFLSILRFFIVLFILFIYLYNIKKNSNFYLINSIIFILSGSLGNFLDSAFYGLLFDSGTYYDSKYNKWISYSGISKISFPNKGYNSIMKGCVVDMFHLPLINFFIPKYIPIIGGYNFIFFEPIFNLSDIFIFIGIIIILLFNNKINKIIFFKYTFIFENYKKTL; encoded by the coding sequence TTGAAAAAAAATTTTTTAATTATTTTATTAGTTTTTATAGATCAGTTATTAAAAATATATATAAAAACTCATTTTAGATTAGGATCAGGATTTTCAATATTTTATTTTTTTAGAATATTTTTTATAGAAAATCCTGGAATGGCGTATGGAATACATATTATTCCTGGATATTATGGAAAAGTATTTTTAAGTATTTTACGCTTTTTTATTGTTTTATTTATATTATTTATTTATTTATATAATATAAAAAAAAATTCAAATTTTTATTTGATTAATTCTATTATATTTATATTATCTGGTTCTTTAGGTAATTTTTTAGATAGTGCTTTTTATGGATTATTATTTGATAGTGGAACATACTATGATAGTAAGTATAATAAATGGATTTCTTATTCTGGAATATCTAAAATTAGTTTTCCTAATAAAGGATATAATTCTATTATGAAGGGATGTGTAGTTGATATGTTTCATTTACCATTAATAAATTTTTTTATACCAAAATATATTCCTATTATAGGAGGATATAATTTTATATTTTTTGAACCTATTTTTAACTTATCAGATATTTTTATATTTATTGGTATTATTATAATATTGTTATTCAATAATAAAATTAATAAAATAATTTTTTTTAAGTATACATTTATTTTTGAGAATTATAAAAAAACTCTATAG
- the rplS gene encoding 50S ribosomal protein L19, whose protein sequence is MFNRKILDYVNNTFNKKNNFPLFKSGYTITIFFEIKEGNKKRIQSFRGVVIKKQGNGLIKTFTVRKYSSGIGVERLFPINQPNIIKIDINKKGKVRRSKIYYIRKLKGKKAKIKNQ, encoded by the coding sequence ATGTTCAATAGAAAGATTTTAGATTATGTAAATAATACTTTCAATAAGAAAAATAATTTTCCTTTATTTAAATCAGGATATACAATTACTATATTTTTTGAAATTAAAGAGGGAAATAAAAAAAGAATTCAATCTTTTAGAGGAGTAGTAATTAAAAAACAAGGAAATGGATTAATAAAAACATTTACTGTTAGAAAATATAGTTCTGGAATAGGAGTTGAACGTTTATTTCCAATAAATCAACCAAACATAATAAAAATAGATATAAATAAAAAAGGAAAAGTAAGAAGATCTAAAATATATTATATAAGAAAATTAAAAGGAAAAAAAGCAAAAATTAAAAATCAATAA